CCGACAAACAAGGGCTTTCTTATTATGCCCCGGACAGCATCTGCTCCTGCCTGAAGATCAGTCTGAAGCAGTATCTGAAAGCCCGGCAATCGTTGATCCGAAAGGACCTGATCGCTTTTGATGGTCAGTTATTCCAGGTCCTTTCTTTACCTTTTTTTACACCATGGGGGGGGTCTCTGTGATTGATCGCCGTACTATCTTCGAGATCCACCATCTGGCTCATGAAGGCTATGGTCTTCGTAAAATCGCCCGGACCCTCAGACTCAGCCGGGACAGTGTCAAACGATATTTAGATAACCCGAATCCGCCCAGACCGGTAACAGTCCGCACCAGCAAGCTGGATCCGTTTAAAAACGAGATCCAAAAGTACTTAGAGCAAGATCCCTCGGTCAGCGGTGCGGTTCTGTATCAACGCTTAAAGCCCCAGGGCTATACCGGGGGCAGGTCCATTCTGGGAGAATACCTGCAACAGATCAGACCCAAGAAGAAACGGGCCTATATCCGTTTCGAATCCTCTCCAGGAGAACAGTTCCAGATCGACTGGGGCCACTTCGATTCTTTGACTTATGGCCAGACCCCCCGAAAGCTCTACTGTCTGGCGGTCATCGAGGCCCATAGTCGGATGCTTTACGGGGAGTTCACCCACTCCCAAAAACAAGAGACCCTCCATCAGGGATTACTCAATGCCTTCCGTTTCTTTCAAGGCACCCCCAAGGAGATCGTTACCGATAATATGCTGACCGCCGTGATAGAGCGGG
The sequence above is drawn from the Deltaproteobacteria bacterium genome and encodes:
- a CDS encoding IS21 family transposase, translating into MIDRRTIFEIHHLAHEGYGLRKIARTLRLSRDSVKRYLDNPNPPRPVTVRTSKLDPFKNEIQKYLEQDPSVSGAVLYQRLKPQGYTGGRSILGEYLQQIRPKKKRAYIRFESSPGEQFQIDWGHFDSLTYGQTPRKLYCLAVIEAHSRMLYGEFTHSQKQETLHQGLLNAFRFFQGTPKEIVTDNMLTAVIEREGPLIRFNEAFLEFLRPFRITPKACHPYQPHEKGKIEKGGIHYIRHNFWPLRSFTDLLDVNRQFWHWLDNQANCRLHSTTGEKPGTRFRPDALQPLPEFTPDCRETLSVKVHSDFAIRFDSNFYSVPPWAIGKTVIVKADVKTVTLYHHEKTLATHTRCWEKKQRLELPAHREAAFKRRPQEWLAAEVSSFIS